In Camelina sativa cultivar DH55 chromosome 13, Cs, whole genome shotgun sequence, the genomic window GAGACAGATAGTTTCTATTTCAGTATTTTGCtttaaggttttttaaaaaaataaaaaaataaagaaagtatATTCATGAATTATctgtattaataatttaaatattaagtCCTacgttaaaaaacaaaaaaaaaaaaaaaaaaaaaaaNNNNNNNNNNNNNNNNNNNNNNNNNNNNNNNNNNNNNNNNNNNNNNNNNNNNNNNNNNNNNNNNNNNNNNNNNNNNNNNNNNNNNNNNNNNNNNNNNNNNNNNNNNNNNNNNNNNNNNNNNNNNNNNNNNNNNNNNNNNNNNNNNNNNNNNNNNNNNNNNNNNNNNNNNNNNNNNNNNNNNNNNNNNNNNNNNNNaaaaaaaaaaaaaaaaaaaaaaaagaagaaatggttTTAAATGATCCGATCCCTTTCTCAGTTTCTCTATCTGACGGAGGGGAAAAAGATTCCatttcaaatctctctctctctctgtctgtctctttctctcaactTTTCAAATCCAAAAGAGTCGGAAAAATCTCCAGATCTCCTCGTTACCATAGACAGAGAGACGAGACGAGAGAGGTAAGTTGATTGATTtgaccggagaagaagaagaaagaagaagacgacgacgatgattACGATCCCTTATCTAACCGCTGTATCAACCTACTTCAGCTACGGATTGCTCTTTGCTTTTGGCCAGCTCCGTGATTTCTTCCGCCGCTTCATTGATTGGTGGCTCACCACCAATCtccatgtctctctctctttttctccattTCATATACACAATGTTACTAGATTAGTTTTGGATCAAATGTACAAGATTGTTTCAACTCTATTTAATGTCTTACAGGGATACGCGCCGATCTGTTTGGGACATGAGGACTTTTATATTAGGCGACTGTATCATCGGATTCAGGTAATTTCATCATCAAATCCATTTCGGTTTAGTGTATTCTGGtttataatttgatttgattattggCATTGCAATTATGATAGTTCTTAGATGATGTCTAATGTTAATCTCTATCTGCTTCAAGGATTGTTTTGAACGACCTATATCAAGTGCACCTGATGCTTGGTTTGATGTTGTCGAGCGTTACTCTAACGACAACAACAAGACTTTCAAGTGAGTTTTTCCTAACAGCTCTTGTAGCTTCTTTGCATATTTTcccttttgttatttaattcGGGGGAAGCTTTGAATTCAGCATTAATTTTGTGAAAGAGAGATTTGCTTAGTAAACCTTTTTGGTGTGCAGGCGAACAACAAAGACTAGCAGGTGTCTCAATTTGGGATCCTACAATTATCTTGGGTTTGGTTCTTTTGATGAATATTGCACGCCTCGTGTTATTGAGTCTTTGAAGAAATTTTCAGCAAGTACATGTAGCTCTCGTGTTGATGCAGGTACAGTGTTTTTGACTTTAGAGAGTCtagaagcatttttttttttttttggttctgcttCCTGAAAAACTTGTTTTCTGCCATCAGGAACTACATCTGTGCATGCAGAACTTGAGGAATGTGTTACTAGATTTGTTGGAAAGCCTGCTGCTGTTGTTTTTGGCATGGGTTATGCAACAAACTCTGCTATCATTCCAGTCTTGATTGGAAAGGTATGCAAGGGCTTTCCTTTTTATTATGGAAGCCTATGTTTATCTGTTTTCTGAGAcccattttaaatatatgtttcttgTGCCGCCTTATATACACAGGGAGGGTTGATAATAAGTGATTCTTTGAACCATAGTTCGATTGTCAATGGTGCTCGAGGTTCAGGAGCCACTATCCGCGTTTTCCAGCATAACAGTAAGCATTTCTGGTGTTTCAGCTCCAGATGTTCTTTCCATATTAAGGATGGCttacatgttttttcttttgggtttgtttcTTAGCGCCTTCCCATTTGGAACGAGTTTTGAGAGAACAAATTGCAGAGGGTCAACCTAGGACACATCGACCATGGAAGaaaattattgttgttgttgaaggcATTTACAGCATGGAAGGGGAGATTTGTCATCTGCCCGAAGTTGTTGCCATATGCAAGAAGTATAAGGTGAGGCAATATTCCTGAATTTCTGATTGTGAGAATCCGTTGACTACTGAAACCATTTTGTGTGTGCAAACCCCGCTGAAAAAGTGACTTGGTTCACTATGCAACACTGGCGAGAGATTATAGAACTCTGTTGACTAAATTACACTTTGCAACGCCATACTTTCTAAATCATTTGGGAATTTCTGTTGTGATACTCGTGACTTATCTTCTATCCTCGTTTCAGGCGTATGTTTACTTGGATGAAGCTCACAGCATTGGGGCAATTGGTAAAACAGGAAAGGGTATTTGTGAACTCCTGGGAGTTGACACAGCTGATGTGGACGTAATGATGGGAACCTTCACGAAATCTTTTGGGTCTTGTGGTGGCTATAT contains:
- the LOC104736382 gene encoding long chain base biosynthesis protein 2a, coding for MITIPYLTAVSTYFSYGLLFAFGQLRDFFRRFIDWWLTTNLHGYAPICLGHEDFYIRRLYHRIQDCFERPISSAPDAWFDVVERYSNDNNKTFKRTTKTSRCLNLGSYNYLGFGSFDEYCTPRVIESLKKFSASTCSSRVDAGTTSVHAELEECVTRFVGKPAAVVFGMGYATNSAIIPVLIGKGGLIISDSLNHSSIVNGARGSGATIRVFQHNTPSHLERVLREQIAEGQPRTHRPWKKIIVVVEGIYSMEGEICHLPEVVAICKKYKAYVYLDEAHSIGAIGKTGKGICELLGVDTADVDVMMGTFTKSFGSCGGYIAGSKELVQYLKHQCPAHLYATSIPTPSAQQIISAIKVILGEDGSNRGAQKLARIRENSNFFRAELQKMGFEVLGDNDSPVMPIMLYNPAKIPAFSRECLRQKVAVVVVGFPATPLLLARARICISASHSREDLIRALKVISKVGDLSGIKYFPAEPKKIEQTKNDIKLD